The genomic DNA TACTGCGGAATGCGGATCACCTGGCCGCTGCGGTCGTAGGTCCAGCCGTGATAGCCGCACTGGATCGCGCCCTGCCCGCAGGCCTGGCCTTCGCCATCGACGCACCAGCCTTTCGACAGCTTCGCGGTGCGGTGGCAGCAGCGGTCGCGCAATGCGGCAGGCTGGCCGCCGGCATCGAGGAAGAGAACGATGTCTTCGCCCAGCAGTCTGAAGGGCCTCGGGCCGCTGGCCAGCTCGGTGAGCGGCATGACGGCATGCCAGAACTTGCGGAAGACGGGTTGTCGGGTGACGAGCATGCGTGGACTCCTTCTGTTGTTGCGCGTGGGTACGAACGAACCTGAAAGAGCAATTTCCTGCCGCGAGGGCTGAACGCTTCTACTCTGCGCCACCTGCCATGCAAATTGCGCGCCTGCATTGTGGCGCAGGTCGGCCGCGCCTCCAAGCACGCGGCCCGCCCTGGCATGGCTCGTGCATCGGCTCCCGCAAGAGTAGAAGCGTTCAGCAGCGCACGCACCACCGTTGTGCGCCCGCCCGGAAATTGCTCTTGAAGTGCCTTCCGCCGTGTGCGGAGGGATTCAAGACCCGAGGATTCCGAGGCCCCACATGCAACGTCGATTCTTTCTTGCGGCCAGTGCCGCCACCCTTGCCGCTCCCGCCGTCTTCGCCCAGGGCGGCGGCAAGCCGACCCCGCTCAAGTTCACGCTCGACTTCCGCATCAACGGCCAGACCGCGCCCTTCTTCCTGGCGCACAGCAAGGGCTACTACAGGGACGAAGGCCTCGACGTGAGCATCGACACCGGCGCCGGTTCGGTCGCTTCCATCACGCGCATCGCGAGCGGCGTCTACCAGATGGGCCTGGGCGACATCAGCTCGCTGGTCGAGTTCAATGCGCAGAACCCCGGCACGCCGATGGTGCAGGCCGTGTACCAGTACTACAACCGCGCGCCCTTCGTGATCATCGGCCGCAAGGACCGCGGCGTCACGGCCGAGTTCAAGAGCCTCGCGGGCAAGAAGGTGGCGGCCGCGGCCGTCGAATCGACCCGCCGCGCGTGGCCGATGGTGGCGCGCAAGCAGGGCATGCGCAGCGACGCCTTCCAGTGGCAGACCACCGACTTCAGCGCGCGCGACAACGTGATGGTGCGCGGCGACGTCGACGCCGCCACCTACTTTCATGATTCCGCCATTTCGCTCTTCGCGCGCATGAAGCAGGAAGAACTGTCGGTGCTCAAATATGCGGACGCGGGCGTCAACCTGTATGGCAACGCCATTCTCGCGAGCAGCAACATGATCGCGCAGAACCCCAGGGTGGTTGCGGCCTTCCTGCGCGCCACCAACCGCGCCATCGTCGAGACCTTTGCCAACCCCGCGCCCGGCATCGCGGCCATGCGCCAGCGCGAACCCATCCTGGACGAAAGGATGGAGCTTGAACGCTGGAGTGTCACGGCGCAATATGTGGGTGCCGCGGATACGCGCAGCCATGGCCTGGGCGACATCAGGAAGCTCACGCTCGAGCAGCAGGTCGACGAGGTCGCCGACGTATTCGGCCTCAAGGTCAAGCCCTCGTCCGACGCCATCTTCAACACCTCGATGCTGCCATCGCGCAGCGAACGCATGATTTCCACCAAGGCATGAACTCCAGCAACATCAACCTCCATTCAACCCTCCCCGAAGAAGCCACGCTCGACGAACGCGACGGACGCTACCTGCGCAAGGCCATCGTCTGGTCGCATGCGGCGCGCCGCCGCGGCAACCGGCCCTTCGGCT from Variovorax sp. V93 includes the following:
- a CDS encoding ABC transporter substrate-binding protein, translated to MQRRFFLAASAATLAAPAVFAQGGGKPTPLKFTLDFRINGQTAPFFLAHSKGYYRDEGLDVSIDTGAGSVASITRIASGVYQMGLGDISSLVEFNAQNPGTPMVQAVYQYYNRAPFVIIGRKDRGVTAEFKSLAGKKVAAAAVESTRRAWPMVARKQGMRSDAFQWQTTDFSARDNVMVRGDVDAATYFHDSAISLFARMKQEELSVLKYADAGVNLYGNAILASSNMIAQNPRVVAAFLRATNRAIVETFANPAPGIAAMRQREPILDERMELERWSVTAQYVGAADTRSHGLGDIRKLTLEQQVDEVADVFGLKVKPSSDAIFNTSMLPSRSERMISTKA